The nucleotide window CTACTTGGTAATGTCAGAAAAGACGTGATGAGGTGATGTCCAAGCTTTAGCAAGAAGAACAAAAAGGAGTTCAGCTTTCCGCAaatggggaagaagagaggaaattctCAACAAAGAGAACAGCATGTGTAAAGGCCCAGACACCAGAAAGACAATGCAGTTATGGCTGGAGTTCCAAAGGGGCATTAGAGATATTGACTGACGTGCTGTGAGGAGGTGAGAGTTGTTAgcccattttatatatgaggaaactgagactcagaaagtgAATGCATTGCATACAGTCAGCTAGCAAGTTAAGGGGCAGAGCTAGGACCCTTCCTGCCAGTTACCTCTATAGATCACATGTTGCACACGTCCCATGTCACAAGTCCCTGTGTTTCTGGGACCAAAAAGAGAAGCAAGGTAGCATGTAGCTGCAGAAAAGGGATGTTGGGGGTTGGGTGCAGATCCAAGCCTACCTGTCCGCAGGCATCCCCATCAAGTTTGTGAGAACCCTCAAGAATGTACGTGTGAAAGAGAGAAGCCGCGCATGCCTCGAGTGTGAGCTGACATCCAAGGATGTGACACTGCACTGGAAGAAGGATGGGCAGCTGCTGGAACGCAGCACCAAGTACAGCATGAGCCATGAGGGCAAGCGAGCAGAGCTGGTCATTGAGGATGCACTTCTCAGTGACAGTGGCGAGTACACCGTGGTGGCCATGCAGGATGGAGACCCCACTGAATACTACAGTACTGCCATAGTCACCGTGGAGGGTACACATCCACCCTGTCAGTCCCCACTGACCAATCCCACCCAACCCTGACAGTTCCCTACCAGGGACACTGATCAGCCCCCTACTGACTCCAACCCTCCTCAGACTATGATCAATTTCTACCTCCCCACTCTGACCACCCCATCTCCCAATTCTGACCATCTCCATGACCTCCCAGGCCCTGACCATCTCTACCTCCTAGACCCTGATCATACCTCATCTCTTGAACTCTATCCAAAATCCCTCGACTTTATCCATCCTTCACTTCCAGGCTCTAAACAGCCCTAGCAGCCCTGATCATCCTATACTCCTTGACCCTGctcagcccctactcactagccCTGACCACTCCCCACTGACCTTGACCACCCTCAACTCCTAGAAACAGTCTAGCATGACCATAAGGAGCCATCCCAACTCCCCTAACTACCCACATCCCCACCATCTATTCCCCTTCTTTAGCTAAGCATCCTAAGACCCCACTGACCATCCTCCAATGATAAGCCCCCCGTTGGCCATTTCCCAATGCAAGGGACTTTTCCCCAACCTCCCACCTACTTGCTCCAGTTCCTCCCTCCACCCGACCATTCACCAACTGCTCACTGACCATTCCCAAACCCTCTGCCAATCCTAAATTACTTGGATAGACGTGGCACCCCTGCCTCTTCCCTTAGCCATGACCACCAGACGTTTTCTGTAAGTCCCTTCCCGCCGCCAGCACCCTAACTCAGCCCATGCACCCCTTCTCCCCAGAGCGTCTGGCCACAGTGAAGAGCGGGATGTCCGACGTGCACGCGGCCACCGGGAGCCCGGCTGAGCTGTGCGTAGTGCTCAACGACGAGAAGGTGGAGGGCGTGTGGCTGAAGGACGGCAAGGAGGTCCgaggcaggggctggaggaggggaccAGGCGGCCAGGGGTCGACTGGGCGGACGTTGGTTGGCACTCACGCCCGGcccgccccctccgcctcccAGATCACCGACTTGCCGGGCGTGCAGATCGTGAAGCAGGGTGCGGTGCACAAAATCATCTTCCCCAATATGGGCCCGGAGCACGAGGGCAAGTACACTTTCCGGGCCAAGGGCGCAGAGAGCGAAGCCTCGGTATTCATCGCAGGTAAGGCCGCCGTCCACTCGCGGCGAAACTCATCCACGCCCGGCCGGCCCGCGAGCCAGCGCAGAGCTCTTCCCCGACCCCCGCGGGGTCCTCCTCCACCCCTCGTCGCCCCACTCCACCCCCCGATCCCTGCTGGGCCAGCCTGCCCCGCCACCCCCTACAGATCCTCCTACCATCGACCCGTCCATGCTGGAGGCGCTGGCCGCGCACCCCGTGACGGTGAAGGTGGGCCACACGGCCAACATCAAGGTGCCCTTCCGGGCGAAGCCGCTGCCCAAAGTGACGTGGTACAAGGACGGCGTGGAGGTGACGGAGGAGGAGCGTGTGTCCATGGAGCGCGGGGAAGACCAGGCGCTGCTCACCATTTCAAACTGCGTGCGTGAGGACAGTGGCCTGGTTCTGCTCAAGCTCAAGAATGACCACGGCACAGCGACAGCCTCTCTGCACCTCAGCGTGCtgggtgagggcaggaccctggctgggctgggctgggggaccTGCAGCTCAGCGCTCCCCATGGGGCTAGAGCTGGAGAGGGGGTTGACAATGGGGTTGGCGTGCTGGCTTTGCAGCCACAAGCCCACtttccaactcctgattttgtggCTCTGGGCAATTCAAGGCACCTTctgaagcctcagtttcttcttacCTGCAACAGGAcgatttggtttttgtttgttttttgttttgtatctaTTTCAAGTGAATCTAAGGCACTTCGCAGTGTACAACACATAATAGACCTTCCAGTATTAAGTGTTGTCATTGACGTGGAGATGAGGACATGGTTGGAAggcagaaatgaaatgaaagaggtGGGGCTTAGGGATAGAAGTGAAGTTGGTGGGGAAGTTTTGGGGGTTGAAGTGAAATGGAATGATGGGAGGTAATATAGGATTGAGGAtaaaatgatgctggaaaaatgaaaggggggccgcctgggtggctcaacagctgaacatctgcctttggctcagggtgtgatcctcgtcctgggattgagtcccacatcgggctccctgcatggagcctgcttctccctctgcctgtgtctctgcctctctctgtgtgtctctcatgaataaataaaatcttcaaaaaaaaaaaaaaaaagaaagaaagaaagaaaaagaaaaatgaaagggggTAGGAATGGGATTTGAGATGGGTCTGAACATAAGGCTAAGGAAAGAGATGAGAGGCTGGCCTTACTGAGCTCGTATTCAACATgtaacacacacaccccacaccatCGAGCTGTGGACTGAGAAAGTTTGGGTTTCAGTTCAACTCAGCAGATGACTGAGCCCTTCTGTGTTCTCAGTGCTGAGGACACAGAGATGGAGGTATCCCAGCAGTCTCTCGACCCAAAAGGGGTGAAAACTAGCTGACGTGTAATTATAATGTAAGATAAACTATCAATACCGGAAAGCACTGGAGTTCTGGAAGCTGAGAGGAGGGGTGATCTTGTCTGGAAGGACacaaggggagggtgggggtatCAGCTAAGGCAGGGGCCCCCCAGATCCCCAGTCCACTCATGCCTAGACGAGTGAGAGTTTCAGGCGGCCAAGGCTCAAACTCTTTGGGCAAGTCTtaccaggaggggcagtgaacaCAGAGCAGGGTGAGGGATCCAGAAAGCTCCCTGGAGATTCCTGGAAAGCCTCGGTATTCGTGGCAGGTAAGGTCGCCGTCCACTCGTGGCGAAACTCCTCAGTTAGTGAGCGGATCTAACTATGCCCCAGTTTGGCTGGACCTCCGGCAGGTGACATAAAGCCTTTCTGATCCTTTGCTCCCATTCTGATGCTATCGTCTTCCGCAGACCGTCCCAAGCCTCCCCAGGGCCGGGTGGAGTTCCTGGAACTCTCTGGAAGCTGTGTGCACATGAAGTGGAAGGCCCCGAAGGACAACGGCGGGCGGCCTGTGACGCAGTTCATAGTAGAACGGAGGATGGTCGGCAAGAAGTCCTGGATTAAGATAGGCGAGGTGGACAGCAAATTCACGAAATTCTCCACCAACAAGATAGAAGAGGGGAAAGCCTACCAGTTTCGTATCCTGGCGGTTAATTCGGAAGGAGTGAGCGACCCGCTGGAGACGGATGAAGTGTTTGCGGGAAATCCCATCGGTCAGTGACGTAGCCCCTGCCCAGTGGGAAGCTCAGTGGTCAGGACGGGGTCTTCAGACAGTGAGGAATGCCAGTCTGTGGGGCAGTTCCCTGGGGTCCCCTCTCTAGCTATCCTATGGGACAGACGGAATCCAGACTAACAGCAGAACATCGTCTCGGGCAGGAATTCTCGACTTTTCTCAGATCACATGCACGGCACACTCCGGGGCGTATAATCAGAACTGCATTCAATTCCAGGGAAATGACGCCACTTGTTTCTCCATTTCAGAAATCATCCCAAATGTGAAGGGAAGTGATGTTGTTTTAGAGATAACCTTGAATCTACcctttttttctcaaagaaaaccCTTGACAACATTGGCATTTTAATTATGAATGCTAATTAACTACTTGTAACACTCCTCCCGATTGGTCTCCATGTCTCCATGCATCAAGTACCTTAAGATGCTGGAAAAATGAAAGGGGGGCACTGTGGCATTGGGGATGACTCAGGTTGGAAGATGCGAGTTGGTGATTCTCAGTCTTGGCCACACAGTAGAATCACCTGAGGTCTTGAAAAGCATGCCGATGCCTGGCCTCCACTCCAGGCCAAATAAACTAAACTATCTGGAAGTAAAACCAGCCATTGTTTTTggtgatggtattttttttcttttttaacttcccACTTGTTAAGAGTTAAGAATCAatcattgggttttttttttttaaggagagagcCAGAGATCAGCATGGGGTGGGCAACTGTCCACATGCTCTCCCTTCTGACCTCTGCCCTCTGTCTCCCACAGAGCCTCCTGGTCTTGCCTCCCAGCCTCAAGTGACTGATGTGACCAAAGAGGCCATGACCATTACATGGAATGCCCCAACCCAGGACGGGGGAGCCCCAGTGCTTGGCTACATTGTGGAGCGGAGAAAGAAAGGCAGTAGCCTATGGGTGCCAGTCAACAAGGACCCCATCCAAGGTGAAGTCCTAGGGAGAGAGGCCCGGGAGGACCAAGGGAGGCTTTGCTGGGTGGACCTATGTACCTCTGCTACCCTGAACATATTCCATTCCCCAGTTCCTTTGGGGTTTTTAATAGCAACTCATAACCCCCTCTTACATGTCCTCCCACTCTCTGGTCTCCCATCTCATGGATCCGCTGCCTCATGACCCCTTAAATCCCATTTCAGACACCAAGTGCACCGTGGATGGTCTCCTGGAGGACACAGAATATGAATTCCGAGTTATAGCTGTGAATAAGGCAGGCCCCGGACAGCCCAGTATGGCATCCAACTCAGTGGTAGCCAAGGACCCCGTCAGTGAGTAGGGGGGGTGCCAAGTCCCAATATAGTAGAATTAGTCCATACAAGGTAGACAGCAGAATTCTTCTCTGAGAAAGTCTAACAGGATGACCCCTCCACACAGTGTCCACTTTCTGGGAGCTGCCAGCCTAACAAGAGGAACAGGATTCACACacaaaagaaagccagcaaatAAAGATTGAGAGTCAGTGAAGAAAAAGgcagggtagaaaaaaaaaaagttataaaactttGAGCGTTTCTGGTTAGGTTAATGTGGTGGAGGCATGTTTGAGGGTTGTGTAGGGCTATCGGGTAGATGGTTGGGAGAGTGCCGAGCTTAGGAGGTGAGATGGGGGTAATACACATGAATGGATGTGGTGGAGATGGTTGGGCTAAAAGGTGGAGTTTAGAACATAGGGGGATTGAGGGTATAGGGTATGGTGGATTTGGAGGGTATTAACTTCAAGCATGAAAGGCTGGAGCCAGTGAGAGAATTGAATCTGGTGGTTATTGAGTGTTCAGTGTTGGTGCTCAAAGTGTAAAGTGGGAGTTGGAGGCAGTAGTGGTGAAAGTTAGGATTCGGGGTTACTGACTGTGGGAACTGGGCATGGGGTGGAGTACAGATGAGTTGGAAGGCCAACTGGATGTCTGTGCCACCCAGAACCCCCAGGCCTGGTGCAGGGTCTGCACGTGTCTGATTCCTCCAACTCCAGCATCTCCCTGGCCTGGCGGGAGCCTGCAGAGGGAGACCCCCCCTCCGGTTACATCCTTGAGATGCGGGCGGAAGACACTAAGGAGTGGTCCAAGTGCACAAAGATCCCCATCTCGGGCACCTGCTACACGGTGGGAGGCCTCACCGAGAGGCAGAAATACTTCTTCCGAATCCGGGCTGTGAACGAGGCTGGGGTCGGGGAGCCTGTGGAGCTGGATGAGGGGGTCCGTGCCATGCCCCCACcaggtgaggatgcagagagagcTGGGGTTTAGGCCCCAACATCCTAGCATCCTGGGTGATGCTCTGATCAAGAAGTCATCCATACCTGCACCTGGACAGAGCTAGGGGTGACCCGTCCCCACCCTCAAAAACCCACTCACTGTATGCCAAGTAgtatctactgtgtgccaaggGAGGTGttagaaatatagaaacaaatgagaCAGGACATGCCCTAGAGTCTTACATACTAATAAGGGAAAACAGATGAGGAACAACTAGATGCTTTGCAGCGCTGGGGCTGCCCGCTGTCTATGCGGCCTGTCGTGAGAGCTTGGAGGAGAGGTTGGGAAAGGCTCTGGCGGGAGGTTTAAAGCTGAGTCTTTCCAAGAGAGGTCCATGACCCCACCTCTGTGTCCCCATCGCAGCTGCCCCCAAGTTTGACCTCAGTGCCCGGCTGAAGAGTCACATGGTGGTGCGCGCTGGGACAGCCCTCTGCATCCACGCTGCCTTCTCTGTGAGTCGTCCCAGACCCTGGCCCCCAGATGCCCACCGCCTAACCAAGACGGCCAAAATATCACCTGGTTGACCCCAGTGCCATCTCCGGTCACCCCGCAGGGCTCACCACCACCCAATGTAATCTGGCAGAAAGACGGCATCCCCACCAAGGGCCGGGAAACCAtcaccaaaagcaaaaaccacTCCCAGTTCCTCATCAACAGCACCAAGCGCTCCGACTCAGGGGTGTACCGCATCTTGCTGCAGAACGAGTTTGGAGAAGCATCCTATGACATCCACGTGCGTGTGACAGGTAAGACAGCAGGCGGAGGCCTCGGGGAGGCAGCCTTGCACACACTTGCAAAATATAGCTCCCAACCGCTGGAGTCCCTGGCCCTGCGGAGTCATGCCTCGAGATGGTGAAGGCTTCTCGGGCACCACAGAGCAAGACGTGATTGGCCTTTGCCTTCATGGGGAGGTTTGTTTCCacttttctaagcactttactCGACGTCCCTGTGGTAGTTTTTGTCAACCCTATTTTGCAAATGGGGAGAGGGGTCTCAGAAAagataagtaacttgcccaggttCACAGGGCTGGTAGGCGGCAGCGCTACACCCCAGAAATAGTTCCTGCTGCCTCCCAAACACCAGCGGCCTGAACTCAAAGGGACATTATCTACCCCACACTCCATAGGGCGTGGCAGGTGGCCGGGGCGGGGCACATTCTTCAGGCCCCCAAGGGCGGCCGATGCACCTTGTGGCTCTTCCCAGATTTCCCACGGCCGCCCACAAACCTACAGCTGTTTGAGGAGGTCCCCAACACAGTGACTCTGACCTGGAACCACAGCCCTGACGTGCAGGAGGACAGCGAGGCCCACTACGTGATCCTGAAGCGGGATGCCAGCACCGCCACCTGGTTCACGGCCGCCGACCACGTGTTCAGCAACAAGTACACGGTGACCGGGTTGCTCCCTGGCAGGAAGTACTACTTCCGAGTGGTGGCCCGGAACGAAATTGGTGACAGCGACCCCCTTGACTCCAAGGATACCTGGCACGTCAACAAGGACAAGAGTgagtgggggccgggggggggggactcGGGGGTTTGGGTGATACCCCCTGGCTGGCAGGGATGACATGGGCCTTGCCAGGGGGAGGAAAGATTTGAGGTACCATCGGAGAGCCAGGGAGGGGGGAAGGCCAAGGTCAGGGATGCTGGGAAGGGAAGCAGCAGCACTCCCAAGCCCAGAGGAGATACTTTGTGGGTGCTCTGAGGGGTGGGGCTGAGGTGGAGGTGCCCCTGGGCGGGGAGTGGAGAACTGAGCACGACCCTGGGACCCTCGGGGCGAGGACTGCGGAGGGTCTCCCAGGAGGACGTTCAGGGAGGGAAGGGGTTAAGGGTGGAGCCAGGGTCGGGAAACTGAGGCGGTGCCCAGCCCGAGGAGGCTGAGACGTCGCGGGGGCAGCCCGATGGGCCAGAAGCTGGCAGCGGGAAAGAAGTCAGGGCTCCTGGGTCtgcaaaaggggaaaagaaaaccacGCGCACCTGGCTTTGGTCGGGGACCCTGGAGTGACAAGGGCCCGGAGGGGGCGGAACGGGAACCTCAGGCACCAGGGTAAAGGCGCAGGCTGCCGGGGCCTGGGCTGCGGGGGTCCGGGGTGCGGGGCTCCATGGTGCGGAGGTCCGGGGTGCgggggtccggggtccggggtgCAGGGCGCCGGGGTCTGGGGCAAGGGGGTCTGCGGTGCGGGGGTTCGGGGTGCGGGTGCAGGGGTCCGGGGTGCCGGGCGCGGGGCCCAGGGTGCAGGGTGCGGGGGGTCCGGAGTGCAAGGGTCCGCGGTGCGGGGGTCCGCGGTGTGGGGGCGCGGGGGTCCAGGGTGCAGGGCGCGGGGGTccggggtgcggggcgcgggggtcCGCGGTGCGGGGGTCCGcggtgcggggcgcggggtgtGGGTGTCCAGGGTGTGGGGTGCGGGGCCTGGGGTGCGGGGGTCTGGGGCCcagggtgcaggggtgcagaggTCCGGGGTGTGGGGTGCGGGGCCGGGGATGCGGGGCGCGGGGATCCAGGGTGCGGGGGTCCGGGGTGCGGGGGTCCAGGGTGTGGGGTGCAGGGTCCGGGGCCCGGGATGCAGGGCGCGCTCACGTCGGCCGCGTCCCGCCCGCGCAGTCGAGGACCTGAGCGCCAAGCTGAAGCCCTACCAGCAGAAGGACTGGCGCCACGCGCCGCGCTTCGTGACCCCGCTCAAGCCGCACACGGTGCTGCGCGGCCAGGACTGCACCATGACCTGCGCCTTCCTCGGGAACCCGCGGCCCACGGTGACCCTCTACAAGGGCGACGTCAACATCACGGCCAACTCCAAGTTCTGGTACAACTCCACCAGCGGCGTCTGCACGATCGTCATCCCCACCTGCACGCTCAAGGACAGCGGCGAGTACAGCGTCCTGGTGGAGAACGAGCTGGGCAAGGACCGCAGCAGCTGCGCGCTCACGGTCTACGGTGAGGGCCCCGCGGGGCGgcccgggggtgggtgggggtgcgCCCAGGCGGCTGGCTCCTGGCACGGCTTTTTCATCTTCTCCAACATCAGGGGGTGTAAACACTCACCCCCTGGCCAAAGGGGCACCTCTCTCCCATCCTCTGGATGTCCTTTGTTAGGCGCctggcccctgcagactggggagTCTGCAATCCCTCGGCAGATTGTAGCCCTTGGGGGGCCTAGACTTGCTTTGCACAAGATACTGGTGATTAGGCCTAAACCGGACTCACCAGTCGCAATCTCTGCAGCAAGGTTCTGGAAGGAATTTTTATGTTTACAGTATTTTACAGGTGATTCTGATAGGGAACCAAGCATGAAAGCGGCTGGATAAGGATAGTTGGGAAATACAAATGGGGGAAGGACCGAAGGGAACCCTAGTGGAGACCCTTCCTCTGCACAGGGCACGCCTCTGCTAGTGTGTGTGCCTATATTTCTTCCTACACACTATCTTCACAACTACACGGCTAGTGACATGAAGTCTAACTGCAAAGCTGACCTGCCCTGCTCCCTTCTTGCTTAAACTCCCTAACTTTTCCATGATCCTCCTGAGAAAATCCCAGCCAGCAAGGCTCCCCACAGTCCCCTGCGCCCCACATCTACTTCTCCAGCCTCATCCTCTGCCACTCGCTGGACTCTCCGTGGCAGTCCACTGTGTCCTGCGGTAGGTGCCTTTCTTTAGGGGAAAGTACCGTGTTCTGTTGCTCTGTCTCTCAGATACCCAGCCAGGTGTCTGGCACTGAGATGATGCCTCCAGAGCGGCTGCTGAACTGTGCGACAGAACTGGGCCAGGGAAGGCATGGTGGGAGACACCCAGCTTTCATTCCACAGCTAGAGAAATCCCTGACAACTTAATTCTGGTTGTAAGCTCATGGGCCCAGGGCCCTGGCTCCACTGCTCTCCAGCCGTGTGACCTTGGCAAACcactctgagcctgttttctcatccaTTTCTTAGGGCCGTTTGGAGGCTTAAATGAGATAGTGGATAGAAGTGCCTGGCGCGATGCTTGGCAAATATTAAGTGTAGAATAAGAACTCTTCGTCCCACACTCTCAGCTGACCTTGGGAGACTGGGGCCCTCACTGCACTTCCAGCAATTTGGAGGCTGCCTTCCAACCAACGTTGACACTGACAAATACTTGTTTTGCTCTTTCAGACAAAGATGACAAGTCAATTCTAGCATCAGTCACTGAAAGTCTGCAGAAGTCAAAGTACCTTATGTGAGCTCCGGCCCAGGCCAAGCATCAGGAGGATATTGTGAGGGCCTATCCTGTTGTTTCTGGGCCTCTTCTGTGCGTCGCCCCAGTGAGGGTGACCCCGTTTGCTCTCTGGTGCTTGTCCGCGTAAACAGTCCGTGAAGTGAAAGCATGGGACAATAAACTGACTAAGCTCAGCCCTGCCTGTTCCTGAGGGTGATGTGCAGGGACCAAGGACATGGACTTGGGAGTGGATGGGGGCACACGGAGCATGGACCCCAAGTCACACTTACCTTGAATGTGACTGGCCTTGGCTTGCCTTCCCCTCCCCGGAAGCCCCAgtgcaccctcccctcccctcagggCAAGGTTAAACAAGTCCTAATAGGCTTTATCCTTCTCCTggtccttcccccacccccctttcttCACCAGGTGTGTCGTTGTTGTCGTTGTCATCAGAGTTCTGGGGTTTGAAGGGATCAGGGCCTTGCCTCTTTAGTGTCCAGGATTCCCACTATTTCAGAATTAGTGCATCTCAGAGCTAGAAGGGATTGGTCACCCAGCTCACTAGGTTTCAAACTTAGGTTTTACAGCAGAATTCTctctttaaccaaaaaaaaaaaaaaaaaatcataagaaactaCTGGACTTCAAACAAAGATAGGGGGATCTCTGAGCCTCCCTCCTCTACTTCTTTCACTGTCTCCCCCCAACCAGAGGTCTCTAAAAATCCTAATTTGAAAATCATGAATTCACCCATCACTGAAATGGGACTAAGTCTCCTCTATCCAGTCCTTACTACTCTACACCCTCTCGGCTAAGGGCACATTCACCACCACCCAAGacttccctctctgcttctggGTCAGGCAACTGCCCATTAAGATGCAAATGCCCCTGGTGCGGAGTGACTCCACTCCATTGTTTAGCCAAGGGCTTCCCATCTAAAGTGCAAATCAACCAATCtaatctccctcctccccactgtttGACTGAGCTCAGAGTCCAAGGAGAGAGGAGACGCTAGAAGGGAATCTGTATCACTCGAGCGGGCAGCAGTAAAGGCCACTGAGTAACCACGAATTCCCAAAGGTGCCAGGCACCCGTGCACAGGGCAATGCATCCAGGAGAAACTTGGATGGTGGCAAATACtacccatcccccatcctccGGAACTACATCCTCACCCATACACGTGACCAAGGAAGTGAAGGCCCATTCCAACCGGCACCATGTCACCAGAGCCAGGGAGCCAGCCTGGCGCCAAGACGCACTGGCCAGCACTGTGACCCAAGCTGTAAGGACATCCAGGGCCCTGGCACCATGCCCCCATACCCTCCTCTCCAGGACAGGCACATGCCACACAGGGAGATAAGCAGGCCAGCGATGgcccttggtttttatttttttgttcacgTAAGCAGCAAGGGATAGAGTTGTCCCACCCATCCTTGCTCCTTTTGCATTGAATGTGCCTTAGGTCTTAAGACCCTAGAAAGTCATCGGAGGCCCCTCCTCTCACTCTCAGTGCAGAAGGGACAGAGAGGAAAGCACTGATGGAGGCAGGGTGGGGTCCCAGCTCTCTAAGCTAGGCTCAGCACCCCCTCAGCAACTCCCTGAGGCTCTCTCCCTATAAGACTTAGACAGCAGGACAGAGACAGATGGCAGAGCAAGACATAGACAGGCTGGGAgacagaccacacacacacacagactcacgtgcacagacacacag belongs to Canis lupus baileyi chromosome 23, mCanLup2.hap1, whole genome shotgun sequence and includes:
- the IGSF22 gene encoding immunoglobulin superfamily member 22 isoform X1, whose amino-acid sequence is MTTIHHKQLLQEHVSMEFSSSTTHVQTFSQTTKIVGEEVVTSKSSSTVEFFSLVTRSSDIPPGESVPEFVEKPHPVTASEGDKAMFRARVQGNPKPNISWKRESGIPIKESAKMFYDSINKEHVLKLEPLTSDDSDNYKCIASNDHADAIYTVSLLVTEGQEKMDFKKMLKKRAPPAPKKKQKKGIGEKEMLEILSKVPKKDFEKVCMEYGFTDFRGLLKKLKEMKKVEVETIRILKPLEDIQTKIDTTVVFDCIMELKDPNVKMIWMKGNEPLRIQYSLGKYDVKQMGTKHMLVITNVNMNDADTYSLVVGDKRMTAELTVLDEPLKFLGEMKPGKVTERQTAVFEIRLSKKVPNFVWKFNGKELKRDEKYEITVSEDGLTHTLKIKDARLSDAGEFSAEVGDLVQKAQLTIDRIPIKFVRTLKNVRVKERSRACLECELTSKDVTLHWKKDGQLLERSTKYSMSHEGKRAELVIEDALLSDSGEYTVVAMQDGDPTEYYSTAIVTVEERLATVKSGMSDVHAATGSPAELCVVLNDEKVEGVWLKDGKEITDLPGVQIVKQGAVHKIIFPNMGPEHEGKYTFRAKGAESEASVFIADPPTIDPSMLEALAAHPVTVKVGHTANIKVPFRAKPLPKVTWYKDGVEVTEEERVSMERGEDQALLTISNCVREDSGLVLLKLKNDHGTATASLHLSVLDRPKPPQGRVEFLELSGSCVHMKWKAPKDNGGRPVTQFIVERRMVGKKSWIKIGEVDSKFTKFSTNKIEEGKAYQFRILAVNSEGVSDPLETDEVFAGNPIEPPGLASQPQVTDVTKEAMTITWNAPTQDGGAPVLGYIVERRKKGSSLWVPVNKDPIQDTKCTVDGLLEDTEYEFRVIAVNKAGPGQPSMASNSVVAKDPVKPPGLVQGLHVSDSSNSSISLAWREPAEGDPPSGYILEMRAEDTKEWSKCTKIPISGTCYTVGGLTERQKYFFRIRAVNEAGVGEPVELDEGVRAMPPPAAPKFDLSARLKSHMVVRAGTALCIHAAFSGSPPPNVIWQKDGIPTKGRETITKSKNHSQFLINSTKRSDSGVYRILLQNEFGEASYDIHVRVTDFPRPPTNLQLFEEVPNTVTLTWNHSPDVQEDSEAHYVILKRDASTATWFTAADHVFSNKYTVTGLLPGRKYYFRVVARNEIGDSDPLDSKDTWHVNKDKIEDLSAKLKPYQQKDWRHAPRFVTPLKPHTVLRGQDCTMTCAFLGNPRPTVTLYKGDVNITANSKFWYNSTSGVCTIVIPTCTLKDSGEYSVLVENELGKDRSSCALTVYDKDDKSILASVTESLQKSKYLM
- the IGSF22 gene encoding immunoglobulin superfamily member 22 isoform X2, with protein sequence MFRARVQGNPKPNISWKRESGIPIKESAKMFYDSINKEHVLKLEPLTSDDSDNYKCIASNDHADAIYTVSLLVTEGQEKMDFKKMLKKRAPPAPKKKQKKGIGEKEMLEILSKVPKKDFEKVCMEYGFTDFRGLLKKLKEMKKVEVETIRILKPLEDIQTKIDTTVVFDCIMELKDPNVKMIWMKGNEPLRIQYSLGKYDVKQMGTKHMLVITNVNMNDADTYSLVVGDKRMTAELTVLDEPLKFLGEMKPGKVTERQTAVFEIRLSKKVPNFVWKFNGKELKRDEKYEITVSEDGLTHTLKIKDARLSDAGEFSAEVGDLVQKAQLTIDRIPIKFVRTLKNVRVKERSRACLECELTSKDVTLHWKKDGQLLERSTKYSMSHEGKRAELVIEDALLSDSGEYTVVAMQDGDPTEYYSTAIVTVEERLATVKSGMSDVHAATGSPAELCVVLNDEKVEGVWLKDGKEITDLPGVQIVKQGAVHKIIFPNMGPEHEGKYTFRAKGAESEASVFIADPPTIDPSMLEALAAHPVTVKVGHTANIKVPFRAKPLPKVTWYKDGVEVTEEERVSMERGEDQALLTISNCVREDSGLVLLKLKNDHGTATASLHLSVLDRPKPPQGRVEFLELSGSCVHMKWKAPKDNGGRPVTQFIVERRMVGKKSWIKIGEVDSKFTKFSTNKIEEGKAYQFRILAVNSEGVSDPLETDEVFAGNPIEPPGLASQPQVTDVTKEAMTITWNAPTQDGGAPVLGYIVERRKKGSSLWVPVNKDPIQDTKCTVDGLLEDTEYEFRVIAVNKAGPGQPSMASNSVVAKDPVKPPGLVQGLHVSDSSNSSISLAWREPAEGDPPSGYILEMRAEDTKEWSKCTKIPISGTCYTVGGLTERQKYFFRIRAVNEAGVGEPVELDEGVRAMPPPAAPKFDLSARLKSHMVVRAGTALCIHAAFSGSPPPNVIWQKDGIPTKGRETITKSKNHSQFLINSTKRSDSGVYRILLQNEFGEASYDIHVRVTDFPRPPTNLQLFEEVPNTVTLTWNHSPDVQEDSEAHYVILKRDASTATWFTAADHVFSNKYTVTGLLPGRKYYFRVVARNEIGDSDPLDSKDTWHVNKDKIEDLSAKLKPYQQKDWRHAPRFVTPLKPHTVLRGQDCTMTCAFLGNPRPTVTLYKGDVNITANSKFWYNSTSGVCTIVIPTCTLKDSGEYSVLVENELGKDRSSCALTVYDKDDKSILASVTESLQKSKYLM